ATCGCTATGCCTGCGCCAGCAGCTCGCAACGCCCTTAGCAAAGCTTCTGGCCTAAACTAAGAAGCGTGAATATTGGTAAAATGTTGGGTGTTTCAAGGAGCTGGACTTCACACTTGGCTGGGAAACCGAATTAGCGCTTTGTCCAGTTTCGCTTAGAATGGGCACGAAGTCGGCAATCCCGCGAGGAAAGGTCCATGGCGGCTTCGGGCTTATGCTTATGCTGACATGAATATTTTGTGTTTCAATAATTTTAATAGATATATTATTCCAGTAAGAAGGCAGAAGTTAATTTCAAAATACCTCTGAAGGCCCTGTCCAGCGCATCGTTGGACAGGGCCTTCTCATTTCTGGAGGCACTTCATGACCCCATATCAATCAGAAAACATCATCGAACTGGCCAAAGCTCTATTGAGTGTGCAGCGAACCGTGCGGCCCATCGTCAAGGACGCTGAAAATCCCTTCACAAAAAGCTGGTACGCTAGCCTCAACAGCGTCATGGACGCGTGCCGTGATGCGCTCATCGAAAACGGCGTCTGGCTGTGCCAGTATCCGGTACCGGTGGAGCAGATCAACTCCCTGGGGCTGGTTACCAAGCTGACGCATGCAGAGTCTGGGCAATGGCAAAGCTCTCTCGCCGTTGTTCCTCTACCAAAGGCCGATCCGCAGGGCATGGGATCGGCCATGACCTACGCGAGGAGGTACGCCTTGACCGCCATGTTGGGCATGATCACAGAAGATGACGACGGCGAAGGAGCGCGAACCGGTAGAAAATCGGCCTCTCGGACGAGATTGCCCGTAAACAGCCCTGATACTCGAAAAACGGCTTCTCACGATGGCACCATCAAAAACAAATCTTCACCCCCCTTAGATCGGCTGCCAGCAAGCCTTGAAAATCTTCCACCGCTGGAAGGTGTCACCTACCAACAGGTAACGGCCC
The Desulfovibrio intestinalis DNA segment above includes these coding regions:
- a CDS encoding ERF family protein, whose product is MTPYQSENIIELAKALLSVQRTVRPIVKDAENPFTKSWYASLNSVMDACRDALIENGVWLCQYPVPVEQINSLGLVTKLTHAESGQWQSSLAVVPLPKADPQGMGSAMTYARRYALTAMLGMITEDDDGEGARTGRKSASRTRLPVNSPDTRKTASHDGTIKNKSSPPLDRLPASLENLPPLEGVTYQQVTAQDGRPCIIATGNTQAKKELLTGAGFRWNPHRKLWWKYVDAA